The following proteins are co-located in the Prosthecobacter vanneervenii genome:
- a CDS encoding glycosyltransferase codes for MAHVFVTMPVGGAEDLVLSIIRHPTPEGRAEAVCIRDLGVAGAAAVQDGLPVTLLPLLKGKGKRFSPAAVWKLSRWLKRERFEMVHTQVYNAHVYGVLAAWLAGIPSIMHHQKTFNRERRRRWWTMRALSWLAARQVTLSEQTRGDVMQALGVSADKTAVLPNFVDGSVYTPPQDRAALRASLGLPVDAPLVGGIASLNSQKNHAATVRMMHGLLQRLPEARGLIFGEGPLRGELQAQIDSLGIAGRLTLAGNKRPVVPWLQALDVMLLPSTWEGQPLVILQALACGVPIVSSRIEGNTAVLGEDDPGMFDLGDDAGYTDRVHSILTDPSFRLSVVQHQQRIQAAQPTFVDFLRQLDCIYQKAVSEG; via the coding sequence GTGGCGCACGTTTTCGTGACCATGCCGGTGGGCGGTGCTGAGGATCTGGTGCTTTCCATCATCAGGCATCCCACGCCAGAAGGGCGGGCAGAGGCCGTGTGCATTCGTGACCTGGGAGTGGCGGGTGCGGCAGCCGTGCAAGACGGCCTGCCGGTGACGCTGCTGCCTCTGCTGAAAGGAAAGGGCAAGCGCTTCAGCCCGGCGGCCGTGTGGAAGCTTTCCCGCTGGCTCAAGCGGGAGCGTTTTGAAATGGTGCACACACAGGTTTACAATGCCCACGTCTATGGCGTGCTGGCAGCCTGGCTGGCGGGCATTCCCTCGATCATGCACCATCAGAAGACGTTCAACCGTGAACGCCGCCGCCGGTGGTGGACGATGCGGGCGCTCTCCTGGCTGGCGGCCAGACAGGTGACTCTGTCCGAACAGACGCGCGGCGATGTGATGCAGGCGCTCGGCGTCTCCGCTGACAAAACCGCCGTGCTGCCGAACTTTGTGGATGGCAGCGTCTATACACCACCGCAGGATCGTGCCGCACTGCGTGCCAGCCTGGGGCTTCCCGTGGATGCTCCGCTGGTGGGCGGCATCGCCTCCCTGAACTCGCAAAAGAACCACGCCGCCACCGTGCGCATGATGCATGGCTTGCTGCAGCGGCTGCCGGAGGCGCGGGGGCTGATCTTTGGTGAAGGGCCGCTGCGCGGTGAACTGCAGGCGCAGATCGACTCTCTCGGAATCGCCGGGCGTCTGACGCTGGCGGGCAACAAGCGGCCGGTCGTACCGTGGCTGCAGGCGCTGGATGTGATGCTGCTTCCCTCCACGTGGGAAGGCCAGCCGCTGGTGATCCTGCAGGCGCTGGCCTGTGGTGTTCCCATTGTTTCCAGCCGCATCGAAGGAAACACAGCCGTGCTCGGCGAGGATGATCCCGGGATGTTTGATCTGGGCGATGACGCCGGCTACACAGACCGTGTACATTCCATCTTGACTGACCCCTCGTTCCGCCTGTCTGTGGTGCAGCACCAGCAGCGCATTCAGGCGGCCCAGCCTACGTTTGTGGATTTCCTGCGCCAGCTTGACTGCATCTATCAAAAAGCCGTTTCCGAAGGCTGA
- a CDS encoding type II secretion system protein, whose amino-acid sequence MKISQQVRSDSGVTLAELLVVILILGILGTIVVPNMGFLTVEADKVKDKRNAQNIMLAYSTGVAAGVSWPAGDVATQVAAVIVGRKPAGGPMARMTFQSAVGVDDVAATYQYIGVRSTGELYFDSTGGQSTSGH is encoded by the coding sequence ATGAAAATCAGTCAACAGGTCCGTTCAGACTCAGGAGTTACCCTGGCTGAGCTGCTCGTTGTGATTCTGATTCTAGGGATTCTGGGTACGATCGTGGTGCCCAACATGGGGTTTCTGACGGTGGAAGCGGACAAGGTGAAAGACAAACGCAACGCTCAGAACATCATGCTGGCCTACAGCACCGGAGTGGCGGCGGGAGTGAGCTGGCCAGCAGGAGATGTAGCCACGCAGGTGGCGGCCGTGATTGTGGGGCGGAAGCCAGCGGGGGGACCGATGGCCCGCATGACGTTTCAGTCGGCGGTCGGTGTCGATGATGTGGCGGCCACGTATCAATATATTGGAGTGCGCAGCACCGGGGAGCTGTATTTTGACTCGACAGGCGGACAGAGCACGAGCGGGCACTGA
- a CDS encoding transketolase has product MKDAGFVSATVNQPGIEAQIRGIRENIIRAASTAGEGHIASAFSILDILYVLYHGILRHDPARPQDPQRDRFVLSKGHASLGIYGILAERGFFPKEELNTFASSSGRLGGHPDSRKVPGVEASTGSLGHGMPMAAGMALGLKIRASDSRVVCIVGDGECNEGAVWEAALLAAHHQLGNFTCIVDYNHSGDRALMLGDLSAKFRSFGWETTEIDGHDHEQIRAALEPRGGSVPRAIIANTIKGHGCKEMENNPAWHHKAPKAEELEALLAQLT; this is encoded by the coding sequence ATGAAAGACGCTGGCTTTGTATCCGCCACAGTGAATCAACCTGGTATAGAAGCCCAAATTCGAGGCATTCGTGAAAACATCATCCGCGCGGCCAGCACCGCCGGGGAGGGGCATATCGCGAGCGCTTTTTCCATTCTCGACATCCTTTATGTGCTTTATCACGGCATCCTCCGCCACGACCCGGCCCGGCCGCAGGACCCGCAGCGCGACCGCTTTGTGCTGAGCAAAGGACACGCCTCCCTCGGCATCTACGGCATCCTGGCAGAGCGCGGATTCTTCCCCAAAGAGGAGCTGAACACCTTCGCCTCCTCCAGCGGCAGACTCGGCGGCCACCCCGACTCACGTAAAGTCCCCGGCGTGGAGGCCTCCACCGGCTCCCTCGGCCACGGCATGCCGATGGCCGCAGGCATGGCCCTCGGTTTGAAAATCCGCGCCTCCGATTCTCGCGTCGTTTGCATCGTGGGCGATGGCGAATGCAATGAAGGGGCCGTCTGGGAGGCCGCCCTCCTTGCAGCTCACCACCAGCTCGGCAATTTCACCTGCATCGTGGATTACAACCACTCTGGCGACCGCGCACTCATGCTTGGCGACCTGAGCGCCAAGTTCCGCTCCTTTGGCTGGGAAACCACCGAGATCGACGGCCATGACCATGAGCAGATCCGCGCCGCTCTCGAACCTCGTGGCGGCAGCGTGCCGCGCGCCATCATCGCCAACACCATCAAAGGACATGGCTGCAAAGAAATGGAAAACAATCCAGCCTGGCATCACAAGGCCCCCAAGGCGGAAGAACTGGAGGCATTGCTGGCCCAACTGACATGA
- a CDS encoding class I SAM-dependent methyltransferase, which translates to MEDPLNQETYGLLDSGGGRVLEKLGALVASRGCHAAWWRRKLPAAEWRKSVELKKELKEPMKLRIGTLRFLLSAQGGVRVLAPELQELWAQTGQMCAAFTEQQRRPARVLNLFGGSAGGFTLAAAQAGAAVAHVEASADAIKHAREHAAINTLANRDIRWVVDDPVKFAQRERTQAGRYDLIIVDPHTPKDAKRGFELERDLGALLATVSGLLSDKPVGVLLCCRQGAVSPTTLKHLMRQEFSIFGGSVGGGEILLKGAEGVPEVPCGVYATWRKTA; encoded by the coding sequence ATGGAAGACCCACTGAACCAGGAAACATATGGTCTGCTCGACAGCGGCGGCGGACGCGTGCTGGAAAAGCTCGGCGCGCTGGTGGCATCGCGCGGCTGTCATGCGGCGTGGTGGCGGCGCAAGCTGCCCGCTGCGGAGTGGCGCAAGTCGGTGGAGCTGAAGAAAGAGCTGAAGGAGCCGATGAAACTGCGGATCGGCACGCTACGCTTTCTGCTCTCAGCGCAGGGTGGCGTGCGTGTGCTGGCACCGGAGCTGCAGGAGCTGTGGGCGCAGACCGGGCAGATGTGCGCGGCTTTTACTGAGCAGCAGAGGCGACCGGCGCGTGTGCTGAACCTCTTTGGCGGCAGTGCAGGCGGATTCACGCTGGCTGCGGCACAGGCGGGTGCGGCGGTGGCGCATGTGGAGGCCTCTGCGGATGCCATCAAGCATGCGCGCGAGCATGCAGCCATCAACACGCTGGCGAATCGTGACATCCGCTGGGTGGTGGATGATCCGGTGAAATTTGCGCAGCGCGAACGCACGCAGGCGGGGCGCTATGATTTGATCATCGTGGACCCGCACACACCGAAGGACGCCAAGCGCGGCTTTGAGCTGGAGCGGGATCTGGGCGCGCTGCTGGCGACAGTGAGCGGCCTGCTGTCTGACAAGCCGGTGGGAGTCCTTTTGTGCTGCAGGCAGGGAGCGGTGTCTCCCACCACGCTGAAGCATCTGATGCGGCAGGAGTTCAGCATTTTCGGCGGCAGTGTGGGCGGCGGAGAGATCCTGCTCAAAGGGGCGGAAGGCGTGCCTGAAGTGCCGTGCGGCGTGTATGCCACGTGGCGCAAAACGGCGTGA
- the rfaQ gene encoding putative lipopolysaccharide heptosyltransferase III, producing MSSSWQPQRILAIKNKHLGDVICGVPAFRALHQAFPTAELDVIVSPGSRDLIAGFDWIHSVIESPRKLKGLARVRDELRVARAVASGGYDLVVDFTWSDRAMWYAALSRASRRWAIQVTAGSKLKPHIFTDYGGKPDRNHHVMEHEREFLTRMGIPHYEIHPDFPPTPAEDQEARDWLAANQVSLEKLVVVHPTSRWLFKCWHDERVAEVIDWLTTQGWQPVVTCGPSNDELKRARNIVSLVRQPCLSRLGDMRLRHLAAFMRQARFFFGMDSAPSHMASAVGVPAFILFGPSQVRRWRPFGDQHTVLHRDCACIAVRGAELACDKTQIVKCMSAISVAEVTSAIQSRFRLAA from the coding sequence GTGAGCAGTTCCTGGCAGCCCCAACGCATACTCGCGATCAAGAACAAGCATCTGGGCGATGTCATCTGTGGCGTGCCCGCCTTCCGCGCCCTGCACCAGGCCTTTCCCACCGCAGAGCTGGACGTCATCGTCTCCCCCGGCAGCCGCGACCTCATCGCTGGTTTTGACTGGATTCATTCAGTCATCGAATCCCCCCGCAAACTGAAGGGCCTGGCCCGTGTGCGCGATGAGCTTCGCGTCGCCCGCGCCGTGGCCTCCGGCGGCTACGACCTCGTGGTGGACTTTACTTGGAGCGACCGCGCCATGTGGTACGCCGCCCTCAGCCGCGCCAGCCGCCGCTGGGCCATCCAGGTCACCGCAGGCTCCAAGCTCAAGCCCCATATCTTCACCGACTACGGCGGCAAGCCCGACCGCAACCACCACGTGATGGAGCACGAGCGCGAGTTCCTCACACGCATGGGCATCCCGCATTACGAGATCCATCCCGACTTCCCGCCCACGCCAGCTGAAGATCAAGAAGCACGCGACTGGCTGGCGGCAAACCAGGTTTCACTGGAAAAACTCGTCGTCGTCCATCCCACCTCGCGCTGGCTTTTCAAATGCTGGCACGACGAGCGCGTGGCCGAGGTCATCGACTGGCTCACCACCCAGGGCTGGCAGCCCGTGGTCACCTGCGGCCCTTCCAACGACGAACTTAAACGCGCGCGCAATATCGTCAGCCTCGTGCGCCAGCCCTGCCTCTCCCGCCTCGGAGACATGCGCCTGCGCCACCTCGCCGCTTTCATGCGTCAGGCCCGCTTCTTCTTTGGCATGGACTCCGCCCCCTCCCACATGGCCTCCGCCGTGGGCGTGCCCGCCTTCATCCTCTTCGGCCCCTCCCAGGTCAGGCGCTGGCGGCCCTTTGGCGACCAGCACACCGTCCTCCACCGCGACTGCGCCTGCATCGCCGTGCGTGGTGCCGAGCTCGCCTGCGACAAGACCCAGATCGTCAAATGCATGAGCGCCATCTCCGTGGCCGAGGTCACCTCAGCCATTCAGTCGCGATTTCGTCTTGCCGCATGA
- a CDS encoding NAD-dependent epimerase/dehydratase family protein — protein MSSSYFHEDAGIALEGVPREPLQDCRVLLTGASGVVGIHMAAAFRRLIDEGSKLRLQVTFQSPVTGVIAEMLDHPQISIRRGDLTDPTFRRSLDEAEVILHAAGYGQPGRFLENPGKTIRLNTEATLDLLDKVPSGGRFLFVSTSELYVGLPAGEPNSEDRIGTTNTTHPRACYIEGKRCGEAACNAARASGIHAVSGRLALAYGPGAHSHDRRVLYTFIEKALRQGQITMMDHGDARRIYCYAPDAVRIMLRAVLEGREPIYNVGGRGVLLIREVAEKIGAQLGVPVRLPETARPLEGAPAEVGLDMGLYEREFGPLKYVDFDEGLRRTIAWHRREQPAAA, from the coding sequence ATGTCTAGTTCCTATTTCCACGAAGATGCCGGCATCGCCCTTGAGGGCGTCCCCCGCGAACCCCTGCAGGACTGCCGCGTGCTCCTCACCGGTGCCTCGGGCGTCGTGGGCATTCACATGGCCGCCGCTTTTCGCCGCCTCATCGACGAAGGCTCCAAACTGCGCCTTCAGGTGACCTTTCAAAGCCCGGTGACCGGTGTGATCGCCGAGATGCTCGATCATCCGCAGATCTCGATCCGCCGCGGAGACCTCACCGACCCCACGTTTCGCCGCAGCCTGGACGAGGCGGAGGTCATCCTGCATGCCGCCGGCTACGGCCAGCCAGGGCGCTTCTTGGAAAACCCCGGCAAAACCATCCGCCTCAACACCGAAGCCACGCTCGATCTGCTGGACAAGGTCCCTTCCGGCGGGCGTTTCTTGTTCGTCAGCACGAGCGAGCTCTACGTCGGCCTCCCCGCTGGCGAGCCCAATAGCGAAGACCGCATCGGCACCACCAACACCACCCATCCCCGCGCCTGCTATATCGAGGGCAAGCGCTGCGGAGAGGCCGCCTGCAATGCAGCGCGCGCCAGCGGCATTCATGCCGTTTCCGGACGCCTCGCCCTTGCCTATGGCCCCGGCGCTCATTCCCATGACCGCCGCGTGCTTTACACCTTCATCGAAAAAGCCCTCCGGCAGGGACAGATCACCATGATGGATCATGGCGATGCCCGCCGCATCTACTGCTACGCGCCAGATGCCGTGCGCATCATGCTGCGCGCCGTGCTGGAAGGCAGGGAGCCCATCTACAACGTGGGCGGCAGGGGCGTGCTGCTCATCCGCGAAGTGGCGGAAAAAATCGGTGCCCAGCTCGGTGTCCCGGTCCGCCTGCCGGAAACAGCCCGGCCGCTCGAAGGAGCACCTGCTGAAGTAGGCTTGGATATGGGCCTGTACGAGCGGGAGTTCGGCCCCCTTAAATACGTTGACTTTGACGAGGGACTTCGTAGAACCATCGCATGGCACCGCCGGGAACAACCAGCGGCTGCGTGA
- a CDS encoding class I SAM-dependent methyltransferase, giving the protein MSDSFNVVNFASADERERRKAMTSLIENCPIPPEERMDNMGLFLSSKTWARLKFMDFIYQKIVELPGVVMEFGTRWGQNVATFAALRGIYEPFHRHRKIIAFDTFAGFPHTANQDGDGGIMRQGGYSVTDGYKEYLTKILEFHEAENPLSHIRKFELVQGDVCETLPVYLEQHQETIVALAYFDLDLYAPTKKCLELLKPRLTKGSVLGFDELNEHATPGETLAVMEALGLGNISLRRLPYTSRTCYCVIE; this is encoded by the coding sequence ATGAGCGATTCATTCAACGTCGTCAATTTCGCCTCCGCCGATGAGCGTGAACGCCGCAAGGCGATGACCAGCCTCATCGAAAACTGCCCCATCCCGCCGGAGGAGCGCATGGACAACATGGGCCTCTTCCTCAGCTCCAAGACCTGGGCGCGCCTGAAGTTCATGGACTTCATCTACCAGAAGATCGTCGAGCTCCCAGGCGTCGTGATGGAGTTCGGCACCCGCTGGGGTCAGAACGTCGCCACCTTTGCCGCCCTGCGCGGCATCTACGAGCCCTTCCATCGTCATCGCAAAATCATCGCCTTCGACACCTTCGCCGGTTTCCCCCACACCGCAAACCAGGACGGCGACGGCGGCATCATGCGCCAAGGCGGCTACTCCGTCACCGACGGCTACAAGGAATACCTCACCAAGATCCTGGAATTCCATGAGGCGGAAAATCCCCTCAGCCACATCCGCAAATTCGAACTCGTTCAGGGAGACGTCTGCGAAACCCTCCCCGTTTATCTCGAGCAGCATCAGGAGACCATCGTCGCGCTGGCCTACTTCGATCTCGATCTCTACGCCCCCACCAAAAAGTGCCTCGAACTGCTCAAGCCCCGCCTCACCAAAGGCAGCGTGCTCGGCTTCGACGAACTCAACGAGCACGCCACCCCCGGCGAGACACTCGCCGTCATGGAAGCTCTCGGCCTCGGAAACATCTCCCTGCGCCGCCTGCCCTACACCTCGCGCACCTGCTACTGCGTCATTGAGTAA
- a CDS encoding class I SAM-dependent methyltransferase, translating to MTVQTIQPADLEAILGEPVSERLKQRLAEFDLRFTEITPQERDQYILEAVRALVNPEIKVAGEHRIGDWERGWGENFDIFCKTGNPDAAVPLYFGKHPIVRWRRRWVRPVSESFDYRIICLLVEYAMERYMKDAAGIYEFGCGPGYHLLRARKINPTARLVGLDWTTASQKILNGMAASGIDPNLEGRNFDFYHPDETLEFLPNSVAYSVAALEQVGPRHEEFIQFMLRKKPELVVHFEPIDEVLEKDDLHDQLSVLYSNKRNYLRGYLPRLEELEREGRLTIHRKQRVHSGSFFIEGHSLIVWSPNR from the coding sequence ATGACCGTCCAAACCATCCAGCCCGCCGACCTCGAAGCCATCCTGGGCGAGCCGGTCAGCGAGCGCCTCAAACAGCGCCTCGCCGAATTCGATCTGCGCTTCACCGAAATCACCCCCCAGGAACGCGACCAATACATTCTCGAAGCCGTCCGCGCGCTGGTGAATCCCGAAATCAAAGTCGCTGGCGAGCACCGCATCGGCGACTGGGAGCGCGGCTGGGGCGAAAACTTCGACATCTTCTGCAAAACCGGCAATCCTGATGCCGCTGTGCCTCTCTACTTTGGCAAGCACCCCATCGTACGCTGGCGTCGCCGCTGGGTGCGTCCAGTCTCCGAATCCTTCGACTACCGCATCATCTGCCTCCTCGTCGAGTACGCCATGGAGCGCTACATGAAGGACGCCGCCGGCATCTATGAATTCGGCTGCGGCCCTGGCTACCACCTGCTGCGCGCCCGCAAGATCAATCCCACCGCCCGTCTCGTCGGCCTCGACTGGACCACCGCCTCGCAGAAAATCCTCAATGGCATGGCCGCCAGCGGCATCGACCCAAACCTCGAAGGCCGCAACTTCGACTTCTACCACCCCGACGAAACGCTGGAGTTCCTGCCAAACAGCGTCGCCTACAGCGTCGCCGCCCTGGAGCAGGTCGGCCCCCGCCATGAGGAGTTCATCCAGTTCATGCTGCGCAAAAAGCCGGAGCTCGTCGTCCACTTTGAGCCCATCGACGAAGTCCTCGAAAAAGACGACCTCCACGACCAGCTCTCCGTCTTGTACTCCAACAAGCGCAACTACCTCCGCGGTTACCTGCCGCGCCTCGAAGAACTCGAACGCGAAGGCAGGCTCACCATCCACCGCAAGCAGCGCGTCCACAGCGGCAGCTTCTTCATCGAAGGCCACTCGCTCATCGTCTGGTCCCCCAACCGCTGA
- a CDS encoding GDP-L-fucose synthase family protein, giving the protein MARYLVTGSAGMLGSSLRRLLGEEGAVYLTREDADLTNFEATAALFRTHKPEYVIHCAAVVGGIGSNSVHSGEYFRHNILINLNVLEAARKTGVKRLISFMSTCVFPDKTEYPLKETNLHNGAPHPSNFGYAYAKRMLEVQSSAYRKEWNCDFIVAIPTNMYGPCDDFALEGGHVIPSLIHRCFLRQQEGADLPAWGSGAPLREFVYVDDIARLALWALEHYREEDPIIFSSGIERSIKELVEIVADKMKFTGKIIWDPTKPDGQFRKPSDTTKLRRYLPDFQFTPLDEGIEKSVEWFKANYPNIRQ; this is encoded by the coding sequence ATGGCTCGTTATCTCGTCACCGGCAGCGCCGGCATGTTGGGCTCCTCGCTTCGCCGTCTCCTGGGCGAGGAAGGTGCGGTGTATCTGACTCGTGAAGATGCTGATTTGACCAACTTTGAGGCCACCGCCGCCCTCTTCCGCACCCACAAGCCCGAGTACGTCATCCACTGCGCGGCCGTGGTGGGCGGCATCGGCAGCAACAGCGTGCACTCCGGCGAATACTTCCGGCACAACATCCTGATCAACCTCAACGTCCTGGAAGCCGCCCGTAAAACCGGCGTGAAGCGCCTCATTTCTTTCATGTCCACCTGCGTGTTTCCAGACAAGACGGAATACCCGCTCAAGGAGACAAACCTTCACAACGGCGCACCTCATCCCTCCAACTTTGGCTACGCCTATGCCAAGCGCATGCTCGAGGTTCAGAGCTCCGCCTACCGCAAGGAATGGAACTGCGACTTCATCGTCGCCATCCCCACCAACATGTACGGCCCCTGCGACGACTTCGCGCTGGAAGGCGGCCACGTCATCCCCTCCCTCATTCACCGCTGCTTCCTGCGCCAGCAGGAAGGCGCTGACCTCCCGGCCTGGGGCAGCGGCGCCCCCCTCCGTGAGTTCGTTTATGTCGACGACATCGCCCGGCTCGCCCTCTGGGCGCTGGAGCACTACCGCGAAGAAGATCCCATCATCTTCTCCTCCGGCATCGAGCGCAGCATCAAGGAGCTCGTCGAAATCGTCGCGGATAAGATGAAGTTCACCGGCAAGATCATCTGGGACCCCACCAAGCCCGATGGCCAGTTCCGCAAGCCCTCCGACACCACCAAGCTCCGCCGCTACCTCCCCGACTTCCAGTTCACCCCCCTCGACGAAGGCATCGAAAAAAGCGTCGAGTGGTTCAAGGCCAACTATCCCAACATCCGCCAATGA
- a CDS encoding glycosyltransferase family 61 protein codes for MKSVSRSILDAYNLALRLAGGRLKTAEGETAAGLQEHRVMIPAGSRSDTNPLEIRVNGPENATFDFDWPAAELYRLRDVWLTGDQGQVFLKDGSLFTPWVQPYDLQKLKISRPLKLGATRIKGPVFHLTGRNHDNRGHFMLQHLPRLMAARDYLRSLPDYRLLVAPGHSRWQARYITWAGLDPSKIIEGTRGTMQVDDLIFVPNLYGKPGLCPPQFYAELSDCAASYPVKDGPGRPLFVTRRDAPDKQLLNEERIVEILRSKIGPVDVIRLGEHSLPDQIGMFRAAPLVMGPIGQGLCNVLFCQNTLLAMLVPGTTTQQVYSSAHGTQLARMCGNQAISFISGENVASRGNWHFPEERFITLLDRLLEQPEAARLKRDTP; via the coding sequence ATGAAATCCGTCTCCCGCAGCATCCTTGATGCATACAATCTGGCCCTTAGACTGGCAGGAGGCAGGTTGAAGACGGCGGAGGGAGAGACGGCGGCCGGACTGCAGGAGCACCGCGTCATGATCCCGGCTGGCAGTCGCAGTGATACCAACCCCCTGGAAATCCGCGTCAACGGACCTGAAAACGCCACGTTTGATTTTGACTGGCCCGCCGCCGAACTATACCGGCTGCGTGATGTCTGGCTCACCGGAGACCAGGGGCAGGTCTTCCTCAAGGATGGCAGCCTCTTCACCCCTTGGGTGCAGCCCTACGACCTGCAGAAGCTGAAGATTTCACGCCCTTTGAAACTCGGAGCCACCCGGATCAAAGGCCCCGTCTTTCACCTGACAGGCCGCAATCACGACAACCGCGGCCACTTCATGCTTCAGCATCTGCCACGTCTCATGGCGGCACGGGATTACCTGCGCTCCCTGCCGGACTACCGCCTGCTCGTGGCTCCCGGCCATTCGCGCTGGCAGGCACGCTACATCACCTGGGCCGGGCTGGATCCATCCAAAATCATCGAAGGCACCCGCGGCACCATGCAGGTGGATGACCTCATCTTTGTGCCCAATCTGTATGGAAAGCCGGGTCTCTGCCCGCCTCAGTTCTACGCCGAGCTTTCAGACTGCGCCGCCAGCTACCCGGTCAAAGACGGCCCCGGCCGCCCGCTCTTCGTCACCCGGCGTGATGCACCTGACAAACAACTGCTCAATGAAGAGCGCATCGTGGAAATCCTTCGCAGCAAAATTGGCCCCGTCGATGTGATACGCCTGGGCGAACATTCGCTGCCCGACCAGATCGGCATGTTCCGCGCTGCACCTCTCGTCATGGGGCCGATCGGCCAGGGCCTCTGCAATGTGCTCTTCTGCCAGAACACCTTGCTGGCCATGCTCGTCCCGGGCACCACCACCCAGCAGGTTTACTCCTCGGCTCATGGCACCCAGCTGGCACGCATGTGCGGCAATCAGGCCATCTCCTTTATTTCGGGCGAAAACGTCGCCTCACGCGGCAACTGGCATTTCCCGGAAGAACGCTTCATCACACTGCTGGACCGCCTTCTGGAACAACCCGAGGCGGCAAGGCTCAAACGCGACACACCGTGA
- a CDS encoding transketolase family protein has protein sequence MRKQFVTTTERLLDEDERVVVLLGDIGVFAFRNAFKKHPQRVLNIGILEQATVSVAAGLAKEGFIPLFHSIAPFVVERAFEQIKVDFGYQQLGGNFVSVGGSYDYAALGCSHHCPGDVSLMQAVPGVEIIVPGHPSELDALMSQTYASGHPTYYRLSERSNRSALPVTFGKAEVIRSGKGPTVVTVGPFLDRVLEALDGTDATILYYTTVTPFDASTLQQHAGDGRILCVEPFYEGTLTASITQALRGKRIALSSMGVPRQFLTSYGHADYHDRACGLLPADIRARYDELLHV, from the coding sequence ATGAGAAAGCAGTTTGTCACCACCACGGAACGTCTCCTGGACGAAGACGAGCGCGTCGTCGTCCTCCTCGGAGACATCGGCGTCTTCGCCTTCCGCAACGCATTCAAAAAACACCCGCAGCGGGTCCTCAACATCGGCATTCTCGAGCAGGCCACCGTCAGCGTCGCCGCGGGTCTCGCCAAAGAAGGCTTCATCCCGCTCTTTCACAGCATCGCGCCTTTCGTCGTCGAACGCGCCTTCGAGCAGATCAAGGTGGACTTTGGCTACCAGCAGCTCGGCGGCAATTTCGTCTCCGTCGGCGGTTCCTACGACTATGCGGCCCTCGGCTGCTCGCACCACTGCCCCGGGGATGTGTCCCTCATGCAAGCCGTGCCCGGTGTGGAGATCATCGTGCCGGGACATCCGTCCGAGCTGGACGCCCTCATGTCCCAGACCTACGCCAGCGGTCACCCCACCTATTACCGCCTCTCCGAGCGCTCCAATCGCAGCGCTCTTCCTGTGACCTTTGGCAAAGCCGAAGTCATTCGCAGCGGCAAAGGCCCCACAGTCGTCACGGTCGGCCCCTTCCTCGATCGTGTGCTCGAAGCCCTCGACGGCACCGACGCCACCATCCTCTACTACACCACAGTGACCCCGTTCGATGCCTCCACCCTCCAGCAGCACGCCGGAGATGGACGCATCCTTTGCGTGGAGCCGTTTTACGAAGGCACTTTGACCGCCAGCATCACACAGGCCCTGCGTGGCAAACGCATCGCACTCAGCAGCATGGGCGTGCCTCGCCAGTTCCTCACCTCCTACGGCCACGCCGATTACCACGACCGCGCCTGCGGCCTGCTTCCCGCGGACATCCGCGCCCGCTACGACGAGCTCCTCCATGTCTAG
- a CDS encoding class I SAM-dependent methyltransferase — translation MSTPLSKSEIAEGYDEIAEKLAMSPKFYRLCASLAAPLLPAQGAVLDIGCGQGWQLAEIRKLRPEARLFGMDISPKLVSLAREHVPGAQVETGDADKLSYPADSFDVVVMTEVLEHLSDPVLALGQIRQVLKSGGWMLITVPNRDWFRYEWYLNNRRRYQPVDDQWYRVAEITGFIQQAGFELKRITGAENLYFGGGVPRLLEKLALKLCPPLQRRMKRALYLARKPLAS, via the coding sequence ATGTCAACACCGCTAAGCAAAAGTGAAATCGCCGAGGGCTATGATGAGATCGCGGAAAAACTCGCGATGTCTCCCAAGTTTTACCGTTTGTGCGCGAGTCTGGCAGCGCCGCTGCTGCCTGCACAGGGTGCCGTGCTGGACATCGGCTGCGGCCAAGGCTGGCAGCTGGCTGAAATTCGCAAGCTTCGTCCTGAGGCCCGTCTTTTCGGCATGGACATCTCTCCCAAGCTGGTAAGCCTGGCACGCGAACACGTCCCCGGAGCGCAGGTGGAGACTGGAGACGCTGACAAGCTGTCCTATCCTGCGGACTCCTTTGACGTCGTCGTCATGACGGAGGTGCTGGAGCACCTTTCCGACCCTGTGCTGGCACTGGGCCAGATCCGTCAGGTTCTGAAATCTGGCGGCTGGATGCTCATCACCGTGCCGAATCGTGACTGGTTCCGCTATGAGTGGTACCTGAACAACCGCCGCCGTTACCAGCCGGTGGATGATCAGTGGTACCGTGTGGCGGAAATCACGGGATTCATTCAGCAGGCCGGCTTTGAGTTGAAACGGATTACCGGCGCGGAGAATTTATACTTTGGGGGCGGTGTGCCGAGATTGCTGGAAAAGCTGGCGCTCAAGCTCTGCCCGCCTTTGCAGCGGCGGATGAAGCGTGCGCTGTATCTTGCCCGCAAGCCTTTGGCTTCCTAG